A genomic stretch from Mya arenaria isolate MELC-2E11 chromosome 10, ASM2691426v1 includes:
- the LOC128206754 gene encoding receptor-type tyrosine-protein phosphatase mu-like isoform X2: MIVISIFAILLCFINAVCTNCPAGKYGYGCYNNCQYSHCFCDQQSTCYMCEDGFWNITKNCVSTCVTPACICSNYTNCLSCKDGSYGLGNKCVNNCSSGCNDNKCNDNGTCLNCKPNYTGNNCDSCVDGMYGATCSLQCSQGCEGNVCNSLDGTCNCSKYYQGVKCESCIEGRYGTNCSKPCNHGCVQAEKNNNQTEADRTEADKPNVGAAVGGGVSVVLVVGAGVVIIIILKRRNKLCWKKPQGEEQHSEEIQTPQLIVYATVQKNRPKPVPAKERDTRHGYQTQQPHTSSTELHTETDNKLYEDISLGADDPNSIQENVIQETGRNVNVETQQVELFIVDETAEDAILEIDEDDQIARAIAAKFEEKGGLYYNNADKINKQKIAVDNLTTYVIEKTDIDMEEEFEKFPYGLTKPYADSQKHENVQRNRYKGIYPYDDTRVKLSDCETDYINASFIDGYNKRHAYIAALGPMSKQLGDFGPFWQMIWQEKVEKIVMLTNLVEEGKDKCEQYWPNPGTDKHYGRVFISCQTEAEYAEFTRREFTISKDSETRQLHHLHFTCWPDKGVPEDVTGIVEFRQRVLNLPDQFDGPVLVHCSAGVGRTGTYIALDMLTKEGESEGAIHIPGCVINMRQDRAYMIQTLNQYQFLHRALVCSLSDISKQIRGKHFRQYMNAMEEEDFSRQFQEMQTVLEKSSDNEIQAIERNKSLKGKNRPFADVPGDRNRPSLFLDIQSGSSGYVNAVYVDSLKARNRFLVVQSPTKGTVIDFLTLLYQENCTCVISFEPPMAKHKRQTIGLYYPADNKTLKPGVFQVCCTKTENHGYCTQRLLTIKHSGTTGQPSERVVNHFEFNGWNHTREVPESTKDFLKFIESIDVNLRETSNRGPILVHCLDGADKSALFCIVLILSL, from the exons ATGATTGTAATTTCTATTTTTGCAATACTTTTGTGCTTTATTAATGCGGTTTGTACAAATTGTCCAGCCGGAAAATATGGTTACGGCTGTTACAACAATTGCCAATATTCTCATTGTTTCTGTGACCAGCAAAGTACATGTTATATGTGCGAAGATGGATTTTGGAACATAACGAAAAACTGCGTGTCAACATGCGTTACTCCAGCATGCATATGCTCCAACTATACAAACTGTCTTTCGTGCAAGGACGGATCTTATGGATTGGGGAATAAGTgtgtaaataattgttcttCTGGATGCAATGACAACAAATGTAACGATAATGGAACGTGTTTAAATTGTAAGCCCAATTATACAGGGAACAATTGTGATTCGTGTGTAGATGGCATGTATGGAGCAACCTGTTCTTTGCAATGCAGCCAAGGTTGTGAAGGGAACGTCTGCAATTCACTTGATGGAACATGCAACTGTAGTAAATATTATCAGGGTGTAAAATGTGAATCTTGTATTGAAGGTCGGTACGGAACTAACTGTTCTAAACCATGTAATCATGGCTGTGTACAAG cggaaaaaaataataatcagaCAGAGGCAGATCGGACAGAGGCAGATAAACCAAACGTTGGAGCGGCTGTTGGTGGGGGAGTGAGTGTTGTTCTTGTAGTAGGAGCTGGTGTCgttattatcattattctcAAACGAAG aaacaaattGTGCTGGAAAAAGCCACAAGGGGAAGAGCAACACAGCGAAGAAATCCAAACTCCTCAGCTTATTGTGTACGCTACAGTCCAGAAAAATA GGCCTAAACCTGTACCCGCCAAGGAAAGGGATACTCGGCATGGATATCAGACACAACAACCTCACACTTCCTCTACCGAACTCCATACTGAGACTG ATAACAAATTATACGAAGACATTTCATTAGGAGCTGATGATCCAAACTCTATTCAAGAGAATGTCATTCAAGAAACCGGACGAAATGTTAATGTGGAAACACAACAAGTTGAACTGTTTATTGTAGATGAAACTGCTGAAGATGCTATCCTTGAAATCG ACGAAGATGACCAAATAGCCAGAGCAATCGCAGCCAAGTTTGAAGAGAAAGGAGGTTTATATTACAACAACGctgataaaatcaataaacaaaaaatcgcTGTTGACAACTTAACGACATATGTAATCGAGAAAACTGACATTGATATGGAAGAAGAATTCGAG AAATTTCCCTACGGATTGACAAAACCATACGCGGATTCGCAGAAGCACGAAAATGTTCAACGGAACAGATATAAAGGAATTTATCCAT ATGACGACACAAGGGTCAAACTCAGCGACTGTGAGACGGACTACATCAATGCTAGTTTCATAGAT ggaTACAACAAAAGACATGCGTACATTGCAGCACTAG GTCCCATGTCAAAGCAGCTCGGGGATTTCGGTCCATTTTGGCAGATGATCTGGCAAGAAAAAGTGGAGAAAATTGTCATGCTGACCAACCTTGTTGAAGAAGGA AAAGACAAATGCGAGCAATATTGGCCAAACCCTGGAACAGATAAACATTACGGACGCGTGTTTATTTCTTGCCAAACTGAAGCTGAATATGCCGAGTTTACGAGAAGAGAATTCACAATTTCGAAG GATAGCGAGACCAGACAGCTTCACCACCTTCACTTTACATGCTGGCCTGACAAAGGTGTACCTGAGGATGTGACAGGAATCGTTGAGTTCAGACAGAGAGTCCTGAATCTACCTGACCAATTTGATGGCCCTGTTCTCGTTCATTGCAG TGCTGGCGTCGGTAGAACTGGCACCTACATCGCCCTAGATATGTTGACAAAGGAAGGAGAGAGTGAGGGAGCTATTCACATTCCTGGCTGTGTAATTAACATGAGACAAGACAGGGCCTACATGATACAGACGTTG AACCAGTACCAGTTTTTACATAGAGCTCTCGTCTGTTCACTGAGTGATATAAGCAAACAAATAAGAGGGAAACATTTTCGCCAGTACATGAATGCGATGGAGGAAGAAGACTTCAGTCGACAATTTCag GAAATGCAAACAGTTTTAGAAAAATCATCAGATAATGAAATACAGGCCATTGAGAGGAATAAGAGTTTGAAGGGCAAGAACAGACCATTTGCAGACGTACCag GAGATCGCAACAGACCTAGTCTCTTTCTTGATATTCAATCCGGATCCTCTGGATATGTCAATGCAGTATACGTCGAT AGCTTGAAAGCAAGAAATCGATTCTTGGTTGTACAAAGTCCAACGAAAGGAACCGTGATTGACTTTTTGACACTCTTGTACCAGGAAAATTGTACTTGTGTCATAAGCTTTGAACCTCCTATGGCAAAACACAAA AGACAAACTATTGGTTTGTATTATCCTGCTGacaacaaaactttaaaaccGGGTGTGTTTCAAGTATGCTGTACTAAAACAGAGAACCATGGCTACTGCACACAAAGACTTTTAACTATCAAACACAGTGGAACTACTGGG CAACCTTCCGAAAGGGTAGTTAACCACTTTGAATTCAATGGATGGAATCATACAAGGGAAGTTCCGGAGTCAACAAAGGATTTTCTTAAATTTATCGAAAGTATTGACGTCAACTTAAGGGAAACTTCGAACAGAGGCCCAAttcttgttcattgttt AGACGGGGCTGACAAGAGCGCTTTGttctgtattgttttaattctcTCGTTGTAG
- the LOC128206754 gene encoding receptor-type tyrosine-protein phosphatase mu-like isoform X1, with translation MIVISIFAILLCFINAVCTNCPAGKYGYGCYNNCQYSHCFCDQQSTCYMCEDGFWNITKNCVSTCVTPACICSNYTNCLSCKDGSYGLGNKCVNNCSSGCNDNKCNDNGTCLNCKPNYTGNNCDSCVDGMYGATCSLQCSQGCEGNVCNSLDGTCNCSKYYQGVKCESCIEGRYGTNCSKPCNHGCVQAEKNNNQTEADRTEADKPNVGAAVGGGVSVVLVVGAGVVIIIILKRRNKLCWKKPQGEEQHSEEIQTPQLIVYATVQKNRPKPVPAKERDTRHGYQTQQPHTSSTELHTETDNKLYEDISLGADDPNSIQENVIQETGRNVNVETQQVELFIVDETAEDAILEIDEDDQIARAIAAKFEEKGGLYYNNADKINKQKIAVDNLTTYVIEKTDIDMEEEFEKFPYGLTKPYADSQKHENVQRNRYKGIYPYDDTRVKLSDCETDYINASFIDGYNKRHAYIAALGPMSKQLGDFGPFWQMIWQEKVEKIVMLTNLVEEGKDKCEQYWPNPGTDKHYGRVFISCQTEAEYAEFTRREFTISKDSETRQLHHLHFTCWPDKGVPEDVTGIVEFRQRVLNLPDQFDGPVLVHCSAGVGRTGTYIALDMLTKEGESEGAIHIPGCVINMRQDRAYMIQTLNQYQFLHRALVCSLSDISKQIRGKHFRQYMNAMEEEDFSRQFQEMQTVLEKSSDNEIQAIERNKSLKGKNRPFADVPGDRNRPSLFLDIQSGSSGYVNAVYVDSLKARNRFLVVQSPTKGTVIDFLTLLYQENCTCVISFEPPMAKHKRQTIGLYYPADNKTLKPGVFQVCCTKTENHGYCTQRLLTIKHSGTTGQPSERVVNHFEFNGWNHTREVPESTKDFLKFIESIDVNLRETSNRGPILVHCLDGAGKSALFCIVSILLEKMGLEQEVSVVNTIRKVKSRRKSAIPNKTQFEFCHECVLSYVKSFDYSQYSNFTENVSNALNT, from the exons ATGATTGTAATTTCTATTTTTGCAATACTTTTGTGCTTTATTAATGCGGTTTGTACAAATTGTCCAGCCGGAAAATATGGTTACGGCTGTTACAACAATTGCCAATATTCTCATTGTTTCTGTGACCAGCAAAGTACATGTTATATGTGCGAAGATGGATTTTGGAACATAACGAAAAACTGCGTGTCAACATGCGTTACTCCAGCATGCATATGCTCCAACTATACAAACTGTCTTTCGTGCAAGGACGGATCTTATGGATTGGGGAATAAGTgtgtaaataattgttcttCTGGATGCAATGACAACAAATGTAACGATAATGGAACGTGTTTAAATTGTAAGCCCAATTATACAGGGAACAATTGTGATTCGTGTGTAGATGGCATGTATGGAGCAACCTGTTCTTTGCAATGCAGCCAAGGTTGTGAAGGGAACGTCTGCAATTCACTTGATGGAACATGCAACTGTAGTAAATATTATCAGGGTGTAAAATGTGAATCTTGTATTGAAGGTCGGTACGGAACTAACTGTTCTAAACCATGTAATCATGGCTGTGTACAAG cggaaaaaaataataatcagaCAGAGGCAGATCGGACAGAGGCAGATAAACCAAACGTTGGAGCGGCTGTTGGTGGGGGAGTGAGTGTTGTTCTTGTAGTAGGAGCTGGTGTCgttattatcattattctcAAACGAAG aaacaaattGTGCTGGAAAAAGCCACAAGGGGAAGAGCAACACAGCGAAGAAATCCAAACTCCTCAGCTTATTGTGTACGCTACAGTCCAGAAAAATA GGCCTAAACCTGTACCCGCCAAGGAAAGGGATACTCGGCATGGATATCAGACACAACAACCTCACACTTCCTCTACCGAACTCCATACTGAGACTG ATAACAAATTATACGAAGACATTTCATTAGGAGCTGATGATCCAAACTCTATTCAAGAGAATGTCATTCAAGAAACCGGACGAAATGTTAATGTGGAAACACAACAAGTTGAACTGTTTATTGTAGATGAAACTGCTGAAGATGCTATCCTTGAAATCG ACGAAGATGACCAAATAGCCAGAGCAATCGCAGCCAAGTTTGAAGAGAAAGGAGGTTTATATTACAACAACGctgataaaatcaataaacaaaaaatcgcTGTTGACAACTTAACGACATATGTAATCGAGAAAACTGACATTGATATGGAAGAAGAATTCGAG AAATTTCCCTACGGATTGACAAAACCATACGCGGATTCGCAGAAGCACGAAAATGTTCAACGGAACAGATATAAAGGAATTTATCCAT ATGACGACACAAGGGTCAAACTCAGCGACTGTGAGACGGACTACATCAATGCTAGTTTCATAGAT ggaTACAACAAAAGACATGCGTACATTGCAGCACTAG GTCCCATGTCAAAGCAGCTCGGGGATTTCGGTCCATTTTGGCAGATGATCTGGCAAGAAAAAGTGGAGAAAATTGTCATGCTGACCAACCTTGTTGAAGAAGGA AAAGACAAATGCGAGCAATATTGGCCAAACCCTGGAACAGATAAACATTACGGACGCGTGTTTATTTCTTGCCAAACTGAAGCTGAATATGCCGAGTTTACGAGAAGAGAATTCACAATTTCGAAG GATAGCGAGACCAGACAGCTTCACCACCTTCACTTTACATGCTGGCCTGACAAAGGTGTACCTGAGGATGTGACAGGAATCGTTGAGTTCAGACAGAGAGTCCTGAATCTACCTGACCAATTTGATGGCCCTGTTCTCGTTCATTGCAG TGCTGGCGTCGGTAGAACTGGCACCTACATCGCCCTAGATATGTTGACAAAGGAAGGAGAGAGTGAGGGAGCTATTCACATTCCTGGCTGTGTAATTAACATGAGACAAGACAGGGCCTACATGATACAGACGTTG AACCAGTACCAGTTTTTACATAGAGCTCTCGTCTGTTCACTGAGTGATATAAGCAAACAAATAAGAGGGAAACATTTTCGCCAGTACATGAATGCGATGGAGGAAGAAGACTTCAGTCGACAATTTCag GAAATGCAAACAGTTTTAGAAAAATCATCAGATAATGAAATACAGGCCATTGAGAGGAATAAGAGTTTGAAGGGCAAGAACAGACCATTTGCAGACGTACCag GAGATCGCAACAGACCTAGTCTCTTTCTTGATATTCAATCCGGATCCTCTGGATATGTCAATGCAGTATACGTCGAT AGCTTGAAAGCAAGAAATCGATTCTTGGTTGTACAAAGTCCAACGAAAGGAACCGTGATTGACTTTTTGACACTCTTGTACCAGGAAAATTGTACTTGTGTCATAAGCTTTGAACCTCCTATGGCAAAACACAAA AGACAAACTATTGGTTTGTATTATCCTGCTGacaacaaaactttaaaaccGGGTGTGTTTCAAGTATGCTGTACTAAAACAGAGAACCATGGCTACTGCACACAAAGACTTTTAACTATCAAACACAGTGGAACTACTGGG CAACCTTCCGAAAGGGTAGTTAACCACTTTGAATTCAATGGATGGAATCATACAAGGGAAGTTCCGGAGTCAACAAAGGATTTTCTTAAATTTATCGAAAGTATTGACGTCAACTTAAGGGAAACTTCGAACAGAGGCCCAAttcttgttcattgttt AGACGGGGCGGGCAAGAGCGCTTTGTTCTGTATTGTTTCAATTCTGCTTGAGAAGATGGGACTGGAACAAGAAGTCAGCGTTGTGAACACAATCAGAAAGGTCAAATCAAGACGGAAGTCAGCGATTCCTAATAAG ACACAGTTTGAATTTTGCCACGAATGTGTGTTGTCCTATGTGAAGTCATTTGATTACAGTCAATACTCGAATTTCACTGAGAATGTATCTAATGCATTAAATACCTAG
- the LOC128206754 gene encoding receptor-type tyrosine-protein phosphatase mu-like isoform X3, with translation MAVYKTEADRTEADKPNVGAAVGGGVSVVLVVGAGVVIIIILKRRNKLCWKKPQGEEQHSEEIQTPQLIVYATVQKNRPKPVPAKERDTRHGYQTQQPHTSSTELHTETDNKLYEDISLGADDPNSIQENVIQETGRNVNVETQQVELFIVDETAEDAILEIDEDDQIARAIAAKFEEKGGLYYNNADKINKQKIAVDNLTTYVIEKTDIDMEEEFEKFPYGLTKPYADSQKHENVQRNRYKGIYPYDDTRVKLSDCETDYINASFIDGYNKRHAYIAALGPMSKQLGDFGPFWQMIWQEKVEKIVMLTNLVEEGKDKCEQYWPNPGTDKHYGRVFISCQTEAEYAEFTRREFTISKDSETRQLHHLHFTCWPDKGVPEDVTGIVEFRQRVLNLPDQFDGPVLVHCSAGVGRTGTYIALDMLTKEGESEGAIHIPGCVINMRQDRAYMIQTLNQYQFLHRALVCSLSDISKQIRGKHFRQYMNAMEEEDFSRQFQEMQTVLEKSSDNEIQAIERNKSLKGKNRPFADVPGDRNRPSLFLDIQSGSSGYVNAVYVDSLKARNRFLVVQSPTKGTVIDFLTLLYQENCTCVISFEPPMAKHKRQTIGLYYPADNKTLKPGVFQVCCTKTENHGYCTQRLLTIKHSGTTGQPSERVVNHFEFNGWNHTREVPESTKDFLKFIESIDVNLRETSNRGPILVHCLDGAGKSALFCIVSILLEKMGLEQEVSVVNTIRKVKSRRKSAIPNKTQFEFCHECVLSYVKSFDYSQYSNFTENVSNALNT, from the exons ATGGCTGTGTACAAG aCAGAGGCAGATCGGACAGAGGCAGATAAACCAAACGTTGGAGCGGCTGTTGGTGGGGGAGTGAGTGTTGTTCTTGTAGTAGGAGCTGGTGTCgttattatcattattctcAAACGAAG aaacaaattGTGCTGGAAAAAGCCACAAGGGGAAGAGCAACACAGCGAAGAAATCCAAACTCCTCAGCTTATTGTGTACGCTACAGTCCAGAAAAATA GGCCTAAACCTGTACCCGCCAAGGAAAGGGATACTCGGCATGGATATCAGACACAACAACCTCACACTTCCTCTACCGAACTCCATACTGAGACTG ATAACAAATTATACGAAGACATTTCATTAGGAGCTGATGATCCAAACTCTATTCAAGAGAATGTCATTCAAGAAACCGGACGAAATGTTAATGTGGAAACACAACAAGTTGAACTGTTTATTGTAGATGAAACTGCTGAAGATGCTATCCTTGAAATCG ACGAAGATGACCAAATAGCCAGAGCAATCGCAGCCAAGTTTGAAGAGAAAGGAGGTTTATATTACAACAACGctgataaaatcaataaacaaaaaatcgcTGTTGACAACTTAACGACATATGTAATCGAGAAAACTGACATTGATATGGAAGAAGAATTCGAG AAATTTCCCTACGGATTGACAAAACCATACGCGGATTCGCAGAAGCACGAAAATGTTCAACGGAACAGATATAAAGGAATTTATCCAT ATGACGACACAAGGGTCAAACTCAGCGACTGTGAGACGGACTACATCAATGCTAGTTTCATAGAT ggaTACAACAAAAGACATGCGTACATTGCAGCACTAG GTCCCATGTCAAAGCAGCTCGGGGATTTCGGTCCATTTTGGCAGATGATCTGGCAAGAAAAAGTGGAGAAAATTGTCATGCTGACCAACCTTGTTGAAGAAGGA AAAGACAAATGCGAGCAATATTGGCCAAACCCTGGAACAGATAAACATTACGGACGCGTGTTTATTTCTTGCCAAACTGAAGCTGAATATGCCGAGTTTACGAGAAGAGAATTCACAATTTCGAAG GATAGCGAGACCAGACAGCTTCACCACCTTCACTTTACATGCTGGCCTGACAAAGGTGTACCTGAGGATGTGACAGGAATCGTTGAGTTCAGACAGAGAGTCCTGAATCTACCTGACCAATTTGATGGCCCTGTTCTCGTTCATTGCAG TGCTGGCGTCGGTAGAACTGGCACCTACATCGCCCTAGATATGTTGACAAAGGAAGGAGAGAGTGAGGGAGCTATTCACATTCCTGGCTGTGTAATTAACATGAGACAAGACAGGGCCTACATGATACAGACGTTG AACCAGTACCAGTTTTTACATAGAGCTCTCGTCTGTTCACTGAGTGATATAAGCAAACAAATAAGAGGGAAACATTTTCGCCAGTACATGAATGCGATGGAGGAAGAAGACTTCAGTCGACAATTTCag GAAATGCAAACAGTTTTAGAAAAATCATCAGATAATGAAATACAGGCCATTGAGAGGAATAAGAGTTTGAAGGGCAAGAACAGACCATTTGCAGACGTACCag GAGATCGCAACAGACCTAGTCTCTTTCTTGATATTCAATCCGGATCCTCTGGATATGTCAATGCAGTATACGTCGAT AGCTTGAAAGCAAGAAATCGATTCTTGGTTGTACAAAGTCCAACGAAAGGAACCGTGATTGACTTTTTGACACTCTTGTACCAGGAAAATTGTACTTGTGTCATAAGCTTTGAACCTCCTATGGCAAAACACAAA AGACAAACTATTGGTTTGTATTATCCTGCTGacaacaaaactttaaaaccGGGTGTGTTTCAAGTATGCTGTACTAAAACAGAGAACCATGGCTACTGCACACAAAGACTTTTAACTATCAAACACAGTGGAACTACTGGG CAACCTTCCGAAAGGGTAGTTAACCACTTTGAATTCAATGGATGGAATCATACAAGGGAAGTTCCGGAGTCAACAAAGGATTTTCTTAAATTTATCGAAAGTATTGACGTCAACTTAAGGGAAACTTCGAACAGAGGCCCAAttcttgttcattgttt AGACGGGGCGGGCAAGAGCGCTTTGTTCTGTATTGTTTCAATTCTGCTTGAGAAGATGGGACTGGAACAAGAAGTCAGCGTTGTGAACACAATCAGAAAGGTCAAATCAAGACGGAAGTCAGCGATTCCTAATAAG ACACAGTTTGAATTTTGCCACGAATGTGTGTTGTCCTATGTGAAGTCATTTGATTACAGTCAATACTCGAATTTCACTGAGAATGTATCTAATGCATTAAATACCTAG